A region from the Kineothrix sp. IPX-CK genome encodes:
- a CDS encoding serine hydrolase domain-containing protein — translation MKKLYLQAFISLFSLLIGFMLLSIPSSAQNSKDNAPATEPTAPEALLTAENKIYGIGSISKTVTATAILKLADQGLIELDSPVSGYLPQFTMPDERYKKITVRMLLNHSSGLLGSLYSNSDLYGCIDNSNHDRILEHLSTQRLKADPGEYSVYSNDSFQLAELIIEAVSGLSYTDYITRHIMDPLGANDTITMHSDLDKSDIADTYKNNRLMPTVMTTTLGDGGILSTAADLCTFSTIFMKDHHSILSGASVAESIKEQAAGPHIYDGNYGLGWDEVNAYPFNTYDIKAVKKGGDTDNYHAMLTVLPDYNMSAAVVSSGGSSAYASLLSNELLLSALNSTIDLQESAQETSFSGEAAAIPDEYLEFTGLYNGTASFALDYKNNKMYLTLYSTPALSNNKIKKSFELTYLDSGYFVCKDDNILNTIMPASQRYITEGFRLIKNGDTYAVQAEYYAKYFGVSTDFSSLTLATKLDDFQAAGQAKTAWKSRSNKKYFLLDEHYASASYISQPYIEGEILDNNENYFVINGSLYAITGKDSLSNVGKKRDIVDINITPKDKIEYLSATSGFQYVGEEYLSDLKLNQTYTIQTGGFTQWYRIAGSIAGTYTSIEISGEGSYFIYNQYGALIDSSLFMNDTMTSYLIEDGYIAFAGKQETEFKIK, via the coding sequence ATGAAAAAACTATATTTACAAGCCTTTATAAGCCTTTTTTCTCTTCTTATTGGTTTTATGCTGCTGTCTATTCCATCATCCGCCCAGAACAGCAAGGATAACGCTCCCGCAACGGAACCTACGGCTCCTGAAGCTCTTCTTACTGCGGAAAATAAAATATACGGTATAGGTTCTATCAGCAAAACAGTTACTGCAACCGCAATTTTAAAGCTGGCGGACCAGGGACTTATTGAATTAGACTCTCCCGTATCGGGATACCTTCCGCAATTTACGATGCCGGATGAACGCTATAAAAAAATCACCGTCCGCATGCTGCTTAATCATTCTTCCGGTCTTCTTGGGTCTTTATATTCGAATTCCGATTTATACGGCTGCATTGACAATTCCAATCACGATCGTATTCTCGAACATCTAAGCACTCAGCGCTTAAAGGCCGATCCCGGCGAGTACTCAGTATACAGTAATGACTCTTTTCAATTGGCAGAGCTTATTATCGAGGCAGTAAGCGGTCTTTCGTATACGGATTACATTACCAGGCATATAATGGACCCTTTGGGTGCCAATGATACCATAACCATGCATTCTGATCTTGACAAGTCCGATATAGCCGATACCTACAAAAATAATCGGCTTATGCCGACTGTAATGACAACAACTCTCGGTGACGGAGGAATCCTCTCAACTGCAGCAGACTTATGTACTTTCTCGACTATATTTATGAAAGATCACCATTCCATACTAAGCGGTGCCAGTGTAGCGGAATCAATAAAGGAACAGGCCGCCGGTCCTCACATTTATGATGGCAATTATGGTCTTGGATGGGATGAGGTAAATGCATATCCATTTAACACATACGATATTAAAGCAGTAAAAAAAGGCGGCGATACGGATAATTACCACGCAATGCTTACCGTCCTTCCTGATTACAACATGTCCGCTGCTGTTGTATCCTCAGGGGGAAGCAGCGCTTATGCTTCACTTTTATCGAATGAATTACTGTTAAGTGCATTAAACTCAACCATTGACCTCCAAGAATCCGCACAGGAAACCTCATTCTCAGGAGAAGCCGCTGCCATCCCTGATGAATATCTTGAATTTACAGGTTTATACAATGGTACCGCTTCCTTTGCCCTTGACTATAAAAATAACAAGATGTATTTAACCTTATATTCCACTCCAGCCTTATCTAACAATAAAATAAAAAAGAGTTTTGAATTAACTTACCTGGATTCCGGTTATTTTGTCTGCAAGGATGATAACATATTAAATACTATTATGCCCGCCTCCCAGCGTTACATAACGGAAGGGTTCCGCCTTATCAAAAACGGTGATACGTATGCAGTACAAGCAGAATATTACGCAAAGTATTTCGGTGTATCCACAGACTTTTCCAGTTTGACGCTCGCTACTAAGCTTGATGACTTTCAGGCTGCCGGTCAAGCCAAAACAGCCTGGAAAAGCAGAAGTAACAAAAAATATTTTCTTCTTGACGAGCATTACGCCAGTGCAAGTTATATATCACAGCCATATATTGAGGGGGAAATTTTAGATAACAACGAGAATTATTTTGTGATAAACGGATCACTTTACGCTATAACCGGTAAAGATTCCCTCTCAAACGTTGGAAAGAAACGCGATATCGTAGATATAAATATTACTCCAAAGGATAAGATAGAGTATCTATCAGCTACCAGCGGATTTCAATATGTAGGAGAAGAATATCTATCTGATCTTAAATTAAATCAAACTTACACAATTCAAACAGGTGGCTTTACCCAATGGTATCGCATTGCCGGATCGATTGCCGGGACATACACCTCCATTGAGATATCGGGAGAAGGCAGCTATTTTATATATAATCAATACGGCGCGCTTATAGATTCCTCACTATTCATGAACGATACTATGACTTCGTATCTGATAGAAGACGGCTATATCGCTTTTGCCGGAAAACAAGAAACTGAATTCAAAATAAAATAA